The following are encoded in a window of Arvicanthis niloticus isolate mArvNil1 chromosome 1, mArvNil1.pat.X, whole genome shotgun sequence genomic DNA:
- the Bbs1 gene encoding BBSome complex member BBS1 isoform X2, with product MAATSSSDSDSGRAESNQANSKWLDAHYDPMANIHTFSSCLALADLHGDGEYKLVVGDLGPGGQQPRLKVLKGPTVLTESPLPALPASAATFLMDQHEPRTPALALASGPCVYVYKNLRPYFKFSLPQLPPNPLEQDLWNQAKEDRIDPLTLKEMLEDIREKAEVPLSVQSLRFLQLELSEMEAFVNQHKSKVIKRQTVITTMTTLKKNLADEDAVSCLVLGTENKELLVLDPEAFTILAKMSLPSVPVFLEVSGQFDVEFRLTAACRNGSIYILRRDSKHPKYCIELSAQPVGLVRVHKILVVGSTQESLHGFTHKGKKLWTVQMPAAILTMNLLEQRSRGLQAVMAALANGEVRIYRDKALLNVIRAPDAVTSLCFGRYGREDNTLIMTTRGGGLMIKILKRTAVFVEGTGEVGPPLAQTTKLNVPRKTRLYVDQTLREREAGTGFPAHHSFVTCDDTRHARYWAIPYLGSLVHLANFMLYAS from the exons ATGGCTGCAACGTCTTCATCGGATTCTGACAGCGGGCGAGCTGAGAG CAACCAAGCCAATTCGAAATGGCTGGACGCACACTACGACCCCATGGCCAACATCCACACCTTCTCCTCCTGCCTGG CACTGGCAGATTTGCATGGCGATGGGGAGTACAAG CTGGTAGTGGGAGACCTTGGACCAGGTGGGCAGCAGCCCCGCCTGAAGGTGCTCAAAGGACCCACAGTGCTGACAGAAAGCCCACTGCCTGCCCTGCCGGCCTCGGCTGCCACCTTCCTCATGGACCAACATGAGCCCAGGACACCTGCCCTAGCACTCGCTTCAGGACCTTGTGTCTATGTTTATAAGAACCTTAGACCCTACTTCAAGTTCAGCTTGCCCCAGTTACCGCCAAACCCTTTGGAACAAGACCTTTGGAACCAAGCCAAAGAG GACCGGATTGACCCCTTAACACTGAAGGAGATGCTGGAGGACATCAG GGAAAAGGCAGAGGTGCCTTTGTCTGTGCAGTCACTCAG gtttcTGCAGCTGGAGCTGAGTGAAATGGAGGCGTTTGTAAACCAGCACAAGTCCAAGGTTATCAAGCGTCAG ACAGTCATCACCACAATGACTACCCTGAAGAAGAACCTGGCGGATGAGGACGCAGTGTCCTGTCTGGTGCTAGGCACTGAGAACAAGGAACTCCTTGTGCTGGACCCTGAGGCCTTCACCATTTTGGCCAAG ATGAGCCTGCCCAGTGTCCCCGTCTTCCTGGAGGTTTCCGGCCAGTTTGATGTGGAATTCCGTTTGACTGCTGCCTGCAGGAATGGGAGCATCTACATCCTGAGACG AGACTCCAAACACCCCAAGTACTGCATAGAGTTGAGTGCCCAGCCTGTGGGGCTGGTCCGGGTACACAAGATCCTGGTGGTGGGCAGCACCCAAGAGAGTCTGCATGGCTTCACCCACAAG GGTAAGAAGCTGTGGACAGTACAGATGCCTGCAGCTATCCTGACCATGAACCTCTTGGAGCAGCGATCCCGAGGCCTGCAAGCTGTCATGGCTGCTCTGGCCAATGGGGAAGTCCGAATTTACCGAGACAAGGCCCTGCTTAACGTCATCCGTGCCCCT GATGCAGTAACCAGCCTGTGTTTTGGTCGATATGGGCGAGAAGACAACACCCTCATCATGACTACTAGAG GTGGTGGCCTGATGATCAAGATCCTGAAGCGTACAGCAGTATTTGTGGAAGGGACTGGTGAGGTGGGCCCACCACTGGCGCAGACCACAAAACTCAATGTGCCACGAAAGACCCGGCTGTATGTGGATCAGACCCTGCGGGAGCGGGAAGCTGGCACAG GTTTCCCTGCTCACCATTCATTTGTTACCTGTGATGACACCAGACATGCAAGGTATTGGGCCATCCCCTACCTCGGAAGCCTAGTTCATCTAGCCAACTTCATGTTGTATGCTAGTTAA
- the Bbs1 gene encoding BBSome complex member BBS1 isoform X1 produces MAATSSSDSDSGRAESNQANSKWLDAHYDPMANIHTFSSCLALADLHGDGEYKLVVGDLGPGGQQPRLKVLKGPTVLTESPLPALPASAATFLMDQHEPRTPALALASGPCVYVYKNLRPYFKFSLPQLPPNPLEQDLWNQAKEDRIDPLTLKEMLEDIREKAEVPLSVQSLRFLQLELSEMEAFVNQHKSKVIKRQTVITTMTTLKKNLADEDAVSCLVLGTENKELLVLDPEAFTILAKMSLPSVPVFLEVSGQFDVEFRLTAACRNGSIYILRRDSKHPKYCIELSAQPVGLVRVHKILVVGSTQESLHGFTHKGKKLWTVQMPAAILTMNLLEQRSRGLQAVMAALANGEVRIYRDKALLNVIRAPDAVTSLCFGRYGREDNTLIMTTRGGGLMIKILKRTAVFVEGTGEVGPPLAQTTKLNVPRKTRLYVDQTLREREAGTAMHRTFQTDLYLLRLRAARAYVQALELSLSPMSTTAREPLKLHAVVQGLGPTFKLTLHLQNTSTARPVLGLQVCFLYNEALYALPRAFFKVPLLVPGLSYPLETFVESLSSKGISDMIKVLVLREGQSAPLLSAHINMPVSEGLAAA; encoded by the exons ATGGCTGCAACGTCTTCATCGGATTCTGACAGCGGGCGAGCTGAGAG CAACCAAGCCAATTCGAAATGGCTGGACGCACACTACGACCCCATGGCCAACATCCACACCTTCTCCTCCTGCCTGG CACTGGCAGATTTGCATGGCGATGGGGAGTACAAG CTGGTAGTGGGAGACCTTGGACCAGGTGGGCAGCAGCCCCGCCTGAAGGTGCTCAAAGGACCCACAGTGCTGACAGAAAGCCCACTGCCTGCCCTGCCGGCCTCGGCTGCCACCTTCCTCATGGACCAACATGAGCCCAGGACACCTGCCCTAGCACTCGCTTCAGGACCTTGTGTCTATGTTTATAAGAACCTTAGACCCTACTTCAAGTTCAGCTTGCCCCAGTTACCGCCAAACCCTTTGGAACAAGACCTTTGGAACCAAGCCAAAGAG GACCGGATTGACCCCTTAACACTGAAGGAGATGCTGGAGGACATCAG GGAAAAGGCAGAGGTGCCTTTGTCTGTGCAGTCACTCAG gtttcTGCAGCTGGAGCTGAGTGAAATGGAGGCGTTTGTAAACCAGCACAAGTCCAAGGTTATCAAGCGTCAG ACAGTCATCACCACAATGACTACCCTGAAGAAGAACCTGGCGGATGAGGACGCAGTGTCCTGTCTGGTGCTAGGCACTGAGAACAAGGAACTCCTTGTGCTGGACCCTGAGGCCTTCACCATTTTGGCCAAG ATGAGCCTGCCCAGTGTCCCCGTCTTCCTGGAGGTTTCCGGCCAGTTTGATGTGGAATTCCGTTTGACTGCTGCCTGCAGGAATGGGAGCATCTACATCCTGAGACG AGACTCCAAACACCCCAAGTACTGCATAGAGTTGAGTGCCCAGCCTGTGGGGCTGGTCCGGGTACACAAGATCCTGGTGGTGGGCAGCACCCAAGAGAGTCTGCATGGCTTCACCCACAAG GGTAAGAAGCTGTGGACAGTACAGATGCCTGCAGCTATCCTGACCATGAACCTCTTGGAGCAGCGATCCCGAGGCCTGCAAGCTGTCATGGCTGCTCTGGCCAATGGGGAAGTCCGAATTTACCGAGACAAGGCCCTGCTTAACGTCATCCGTGCCCCT GATGCAGTAACCAGCCTGTGTTTTGGTCGATATGGGCGAGAAGACAACACCCTCATCATGACTACTAGAG GTGGTGGCCTGATGATCAAGATCCTGAAGCGTACAGCAGTATTTGTGGAAGGGACTGGTGAGGTGGGCCCACCACTGGCGCAGACCACAAAACTCAATGTGCCACGAAAGACCCGGCTGTATGTGGATCAGACCCTGCGGGAGCGGGAAGCTGGCACAG CCATGCACCGGACCTTCCAGACTGACCTCTACCTGCTGCGCCTCCGAGCTGCCAGAGCCTATGTTCAGGCCCTGGAGCTCAGCCTGAGCCCCATGTCAACCACAGCTCGGGAGCCACTCAAGCTGCATGCAGTG GTTCAAGGCCTGGGCCCCACCTTTAAGCTCACACTTCACTTGCAGAATACGTCAACGGCTCGGCCAGTACTAGGTCTGCAGGTCTGCTTCCTGTACAACGAGGCACTCTATGCCCTGCCTCGGGCCTTCTTTAAG GTTCCTTTGCTGGTGCCAGGACTCAGTTACCCACTGGAGACCTTTGTGGAGAGTCTCAGTAGCAAGGGCATCTCAGACATGATCAAG GTGCTGGTGCTCCGGGAAGGCCAGAGTGCACCCCTGCTGAGTGCTCACATCAACATGCCTGTGAGTGAGGGTCTGGCGGCTGCCTGA